In one window of Gossypium hirsutum isolate 1008001.06 chromosome A01, Gossypium_hirsutum_v2.1, whole genome shotgun sequence DNA:
- the LOC107944881 gene encoding uncharacterized protein, producing MSQATSSLTPVIDPYGILQAVKMLNSMSEEFLEVMSIVENYSGDESDDEREEKEISQRMECFNRLFVVASSSVQLYYEKYILKQPCMNSKQSGETWIREILDSHKLRCMINFRMSKMEFTSLLRVLETRYNLQTSKNISSSEMLGIFLYILGIGAKVSQCRERF from the exons ATGAGTCAAGCCACATCTAGTTTGACTCCTGTTATTGATCCATATGGTATTCTACAAGCAGTCAAAATGCTCAACAGCATGTCGGAAGAATTTCTAGAA GTGATGAGTATAGTTGAGAATTACAGCGGTGATGAAAGTGATGATGAAAGGGAAGAGAAAGAGATTTCACAACGCATGGAATGTTTTAACCGATTATTTGTTGTTGCATCTTCTTCCGTGCAATTATATTACGAGAAGTATATATTGAAGCAACCATGCATGAATTCAAAACAGTCAGGTGAGACATGGATTCGAGAGATCCTTGACAGTCACAAATTACGttgtatgattaattttaggatgtctaaaatggaattcacaagtttgttgagagttttggagacaagatacaactTGCAAACTTCAAAAAACATATCTTCTAGTGAAATGTtgggaatttttttatacatcttgGGCATCGGTGCAAAAGTTTCCCAATGTCGAGAAAGATTTTAA